One Robbsia sp. KACC 23696 DNA segment encodes these proteins:
- a CDS encoding EAL domain-containing protein, with the protein MLIRMPFHSLRARIAFMIVLLMLVVQIAGFFIISSVIRTNAYSNASAELAVADRVLNEVLDSNGQRLVEAATVVSDDFGFRSAVASNDIKTIGSALKNHGDRIHADLTMLADTSGKLIADTAGPALPGEVFPFPEMIRDAARDGSARMIGVLHGQLYQIVAVPVKAPLTIGYIGMGFAIDAATAKEMSALLSLDVSFMARDAHHHWEALASSLPVAPAQDEHGKSSDATRWDGGDRDYVSRLVHLRDTGSSAPLAVLLQRSLTDALQPFRRLQTALLGITILGLIMSVLASLWTARSVTRPIGALTRFSRRVGHGDYSEPIQIPYDSEIGQLAQAFNTMQQGISEREHRITDLAYTDRLTRLPNRARFAERLDAALLPARTIERGQAVSASGIQPEHGDEPLPEGFSIEQLPPFSLMVMDLDRFKYVNDTLGHHIGDELLREAASRLRDALAPHTDMVARLGGDEFAILLPGMNSDAAVIIADLILKMLEQPIFIEQQFVDVGASIGIASFPKDGTDASVLLRRADIAMYVAKRGNLGRMAFDDKYDKNRADRLSLMSELRQAVEQNELMLFYQPKVDLSTSEVKYVEALVRWEHPVRGFVPPDQFIPFAEQTGYIKAITNWVIERAISQCAEWLSRGVELAISVNVSARDLIHTSLPAKVTTLLAKYKVPPHLVWLEITESAIIDDPAHAIATLDKLYALGIRLSIDDFGTGYSSLAYLKRMPVHELKIDRTFVMGMAEHMSDETIVRSTIDLGHNMGLKVVAEGVENVEVLNQLRDLNCDLAQGYHLSRPLPPDRLEVWLAEWDAKLQSEAVVAAAVQAASNATATPHIASASTVAHAGMPRHEQGIESI; encoded by the coding sequence ATGTTGATCCGCATGCCTTTCCATAGTCTTCGCGCCCGCATCGCGTTCATGATTGTCTTGTTGATGCTGGTCGTGCAGATTGCCGGCTTCTTCATCATCAGTTCCGTGATCAGGACGAACGCGTATTCCAATGCGAGCGCCGAACTCGCGGTAGCCGATCGCGTTCTCAATGAGGTACTGGACTCGAACGGTCAACGCCTGGTGGAAGCCGCCACCGTGGTATCGGACGACTTCGGTTTCCGGTCGGCCGTGGCGTCGAACGATATCAAGACGATCGGCTCGGCCCTGAAAAACCACGGCGACCGCATTCACGCCGATCTGACAATGCTGGCCGATACCAGCGGCAAGCTGATCGCCGATACCGCCGGCCCGGCGTTGCCAGGCGAGGTATTTCCGTTTCCGGAGATGATCCGCGACGCGGCGCGCGATGGCTCCGCCCGCATGATCGGCGTGCTGCATGGCCAGCTTTATCAGATCGTCGCCGTGCCGGTGAAGGCGCCGTTGACGATCGGCTATATCGGCATGGGTTTCGCGATCGACGCCGCCACGGCGAAAGAAATGTCGGCGTTGCTTTCGCTCGACGTTTCGTTCATGGCACGCGACGCGCATCACCACTGGGAGGCGCTGGCCAGTTCGCTCCCGGTCGCGCCGGCACAGGATGAACATGGCAAAAGCTCGGATGCGACCCGTTGGGATGGCGGGGACCGCGACTACGTCAGCCGGCTAGTGCATCTGCGCGATACCGGCTCATCGGCGCCGCTCGCCGTGCTGCTGCAACGCTCGCTGACGGACGCCTTGCAGCCTTTCCGCCGCCTGCAAACCGCGTTGCTCGGCATCACGATTCTCGGCCTCATCATGTCGGTGCTCGCCAGCCTGTGGACCGCGCGCAGCGTCACCCGGCCGATCGGCGCCCTGACGCGTTTCTCGCGACGCGTGGGCCATGGCGACTACTCGGAGCCCATCCAGATTCCGTACGACAGCGAGATCGGTCAGTTGGCGCAGGCGTTCAATACGATGCAGCAAGGCATTTCGGAACGCGAGCATCGCATCACCGACCTCGCCTACACCGATCGCCTGACGCGCTTGCCGAACCGCGCCCGTTTTGCCGAACGGCTCGACGCCGCGTTGCTGCCGGCCCGTACGATCGAACGCGGGCAAGCGGTGTCCGCTTCCGGCATTCAGCCGGAACATGGGGACGAGCCCTTGCCGGAAGGGTTCTCGATCGAGCAACTGCCGCCGTTCAGTCTGATGGTGATGGACCTCGACCGATTCAAATACGTCAACGACACGCTCGGCCATCATATCGGCGACGAGCTGTTGCGCGAAGCCGCCAGCCGGCTGCGCGATGCCTTGGCGCCGCACACCGATATGGTCGCGCGCCTGGGCGGCGATGAATTCGCCATCCTGCTGCCGGGCATGAACAGCGATGCCGCCGTCATCATCGCCGATCTGATTCTGAAAATGCTCGAGCAGCCGATCTTCATCGAGCAGCAGTTCGTCGACGTCGGGGCGAGCATCGGCATCGCCTCCTTCCCGAAGGACGGCACCGACGCGAGCGTGTTGCTGCGCCGCGCCGACATCGCGATGTATGTGGCAAAACGCGGCAATCTTGGGCGCATGGCGTTCGATGACAAGTACGACAAAAACCGTGCAGACCGTCTGTCGCTGATGAGCGAATTGCGGCAAGCGGTGGAACAGAACGAATTGATGCTGTTCTATCAACCGAAAGTGGACCTGTCGACGTCCGAAGTCAAATACGTCGAAGCGTTGGTACGCTGGGAGCATCCGGTCCGCGGCTTCGTCCCGCCCGACCAGTTCATTCCGTTTGCCGAACAGACCGGCTATATCAAGGCGATCACGAACTGGGTCATCGAACGGGCGATCTCGCAGTGCGCGGAATGGTTGTCCCGTGGCGTCGAGCTGGCGATCTCCGTCAATGTGTCCGCGCGCGACCTGATCCACACGTCCCTGCCGGCAAAGGTCACGACCTTGCTGGCGAAGTACAAAGTGCCGCCGCACCTGGTATGGCTGGAAATCACGGAAAGCGCGATCATCGACGATCCCGCCCATGCGATTGCCACCTTGGACAAGTTGTATGCGCTGGGCATCCGCCTGTCGATCGACGACTTCGGCACCGGCTATTCGTCACTGGCCTACTTGAAGCGGATGCCGGTGCATGAATTGAAGATCGATCGGACGTTTGTGATGGGGATGGCCGAGCATATGAGCGACGAAACCATCGTCCGCTCGACGATCGATCTCGGCCACAACATGGGCCTGAAGGTCGTGGCGGAAGGCGTCGAGAATGTCGAAGTGCTGAATCAGTTGCGCGATTTGAATTGCGACCTGGCGCAGGGCTATCACCTGAGCCGACCGCTGCCCCCCGATCGTCTCGAAGTCTGGTTGGCAGAGTGGGATGCGAAGCTGCAATCGGAAGCGGTGGTGGCTGCCGCCGTGCAAGCGGCGAGCAATGCCACGGCGACGCCGCATATCGCTTCGGCGAGCACGGTCGCACACGCCGGCATGCCACGCCACGAACAGGGTATCGAATCCATCTAA
- a CDS encoding methylamine utilization protein, with amino-acid sequence MCPLAHSSFLLPASPEQSPARRTVRHAGAGRTLLGLTLALALTLGLTSANRAATAATLQVKVADQSGAAVADAVVWAIPSGETMAPTTTGTATIDQIKRKFVPLVSVIQTGTSVTFPNKDDIEHDVYSFSDAKRFDLHLYHGTHAKPVVFDKSGLVVMGCNIHDQMLAYLMVVDTPYFAKTDSSGVAQLNKLPQGAYSLTAWHYQMTDPNGRVTQPITAGAANTTGNASLRVELKPSS; translated from the coding sequence ATGTGCCCCCTTGCTCACTCGTCGTTTTTGCTGCCGGCGTCTCCGGAGCAATCGCCCGCACGCCGCACCGTGCGCCACGCAGGCGCAGGACGAACGCTGCTCGGCCTGACCCTTGCCCTGGCCTTGACCTTGGGTTTGACATCGGCGAACCGTGCTGCGACGGCAGCGACACTGCAGGTTAAGGTTGCCGATCAAAGCGGTGCCGCCGTCGCCGACGCCGTGGTCTGGGCGATCCCGTCCGGCGAGACCATGGCGCCGACCACCACCGGCACGGCAACGATCGATCAGATCAAGCGCAAGTTCGTACCGTTGGTGTCCGTGATTCAGACCGGCACATCGGTCACGTTTCCGAATAAAGACGATATCGAGCACGACGTCTATTCGTTCTCGGACGCCAAGCGCTTCGATTTGCACCTGTATCACGGCACGCACGCCAAGCCGGTCGTATTCGACAAAAGCGGTCTGGTGGTGATGGGCTGCAATATCCACGATCAGATGCTGGCTTATCTGATGGTGGTGGATACGCCGTATTTCGCGAAGACCGACAGTAGCGGTGTCGCGCAATTGAACAAACTGCCGCAAGGCGCCTATTCGCTGACCGCCTGGCATTACCAGATGACCGATCCGAACGGACGGGTGACGCAGCCGATTACCGCAGGCGCGGCCAACACCACGGGCAACGCCAGCCTGCGCGTGGAATTGAAGCCGTCGTCGTGA
- a CDS encoding group 1 truncated hemoglobin, with protein MRRASLSLSRAFAHPMPPLRALLCSAAVVTGAMVFAQPAHAAETLYQQFGGEANMTKIIDDFYANLLADPRTKDYFDGVSLTRVKRLLGEQFCMLLDGGCTYTGRSMKQTHAGDGINRVAFDATIEDLQKAMDKHGIPFRLQNKLLAKLAPMYRDIQDRQ; from the coding sequence ATGCGCCGCGCATCCCTTTCCCTCTCGCGGGCATTTGCCCATCCGATGCCGCCGTTGCGAGCGCTGCTGTGCAGCGCCGCGGTCGTCACCGGTGCGATGGTATTCGCCCAACCGGCCCACGCCGCCGAAACGCTGTATCAGCAGTTTGGCGGGGAGGCAAACATGACGAAGATCATCGACGACTTCTATGCCAATCTGCTGGCCGATCCGCGCACGAAAGACTACTTCGACGGGGTGTCGCTTACGCGCGTCAAACGCTTGTTGGGCGAGCAATTCTGCATGTTGCTCGACGGCGGCTGCACCTATACTGGCCGTTCAATGAAGCAAACGCACGCGGGCGACGGCATCAATCGCGTTGCCTTCGATGCCACCATCGAAGATCTTCAGAAAGCGATGGACAAGCACGGTATCCCGTTCCGCTTGCAGAACAAACTGTTGGCCAAGTTGGCGCCGATGTACCGCGATATCCAGGATCGTCAGTAA